A genomic region of Streptosporangium lutulentum contains the following coding sequences:
- a CDS encoding ferritin-like domain-containing protein, producing the protein MKHSPPQGAAAAPPARIDTLDSLREHLQWAIELEHATLPPYLCALYSLDPERNPEAVEVVGGVFVEEMLHLALAANLLNAVGGRPRLDTPTTLPPHPRRLPHGDRSLELSLVPFGADALEMFLRLERPAPPGAPAEGDDYETIGQFYTAIEQGLRALCDRLGERAVFSGDPAHQVNAGHFRHTAGRLIAVDGLDSALAALREIVEQGEGTSHGEVWDGDQDVFHPERDEVGHYYRFQELQAGRRYRRGDTPRSGPTGETISVDPTGVLPMRRDPRLDDHAPGSAIRTAQEEFNHTYCTLLHLLEQAFNGDPKQMADATGTMFALKGQAQALMRMPDGDGTTAGPTFDYVPPESR; encoded by the coding sequence ATGAAACACTCACCACCGCAAGGGGCCGCTGCCGCCCCGCCGGCGCGGATCGACACCCTCGACAGTCTCCGTGAGCACCTGCAGTGGGCGATCGAGCTGGAACACGCGACCCTGCCGCCGTACCTGTGCGCGCTGTACTCGCTGGACCCCGAGCGCAACCCCGAAGCCGTCGAGGTGGTGGGCGGCGTCTTCGTCGAGGAGATGCTGCACCTGGCGCTCGCGGCGAACCTGCTCAACGCCGTCGGCGGCCGGCCCCGCCTGGACACACCCACGACGCTGCCGCCGCATCCCCGGCGGCTGCCCCACGGCGACCGGTCCCTGGAGCTGTCGCTGGTGCCCTTCGGCGCCGACGCGCTGGAGATGTTCCTGCGCCTTGAACGACCCGCGCCACCCGGCGCACCGGCGGAAGGCGACGACTACGAGACGATCGGGCAGTTCTACACCGCGATCGAACAGGGACTGCGCGCCCTGTGCGACCGGCTCGGCGAGCGGGCGGTCTTCAGCGGCGACCCGGCCCACCAGGTGAACGCCGGCCACTTCCGGCACACCGCCGGGCGGCTGATCGCGGTCGACGGCCTGGACTCCGCGCTGGCGGCGCTGCGGGAGATCGTCGAGCAGGGCGAGGGCACCTCCCACGGCGAGGTCTGGGACGGCGACCAGGACGTCTTCCACCCCGAACGCGACGAGGTCGGCCACTACTACCGCTTCCAGGAGCTTCAGGCGGGCCGGCGCTACCGGCGCGGCGACACCCCGCGATCCGGGCCCACCGGCGAGACGATCTCGGTGGATCCGACCGGTGTCCTGCCGATGCGGCGCGACCCCCGGCTGGACGACCACGCCCCGGGCAGCGCGATCCGCACCGCCCAGGAGGAGTTCAACCACACCTACTGCACCCTTCTGCATCTGCTGGAGCAGGCGTTCAACGGCGATCCGAAGCAGATGGCTGACGCCACCGGCACCATGTTCGCGCTCAAGGGCCAGGCCCAGGCTCTGATGCGGATGCCGGACGGGGACGGGACCACGGCCGGGCCGACCTTCGACTACGTGCCGCCCGAGTCACGCTGA
- a CDS encoding SDR family oxidoreductase: MKIVVIGGTGLIGSKLVTKLGEHGHEAVAAAPNTGVNTLTGEGLAEVLKGASVVIDVSNSPSFEDTAVMEFFETSTRNVLAAEAAAGVGHHVALSVVGTERMPDNGYFAAKIAQETMIENSSIPFSLVHATQFFEFVRSIADEATDGDKVRIAPVLFQPMAGDDVAQAVGRVAVGTPLNGRTEVGGPERFRMDDFFRKALAAWGDPREVVADPQAHYFGSVPGERTLVPGEGATLGQIRYRDWLDRAATGK, translated from the coding sequence ATGAAGATCGTGGTAATCGGCGGGACCGGTCTCATCGGGTCGAAGCTGGTGACCAAGCTGGGGGAGCACGGTCACGAGGCGGTCGCGGCGGCGCCCAACACCGGTGTCAACACCCTCACCGGTGAGGGGCTGGCCGAGGTGCTGAAGGGCGCGTCGGTGGTGATCGACGTGTCGAACTCCCCGTCGTTCGAGGACACCGCGGTGATGGAGTTCTTCGAGACCTCCACCCGCAACGTGCTCGCGGCCGAGGCGGCGGCCGGCGTCGGTCACCACGTCGCGCTGTCGGTCGTGGGCACCGAGCGGATGCCGGACAACGGCTACTTCGCGGCGAAGATCGCCCAGGAGACGATGATCGAGAACTCGTCGATCCCGTTCTCGCTCGTGCACGCCACCCAGTTCTTCGAGTTCGTCCGGAGCATCGCGGACGAGGCCACCGACGGCGACAAGGTACGGATCGCGCCCGTGCTCTTCCAGCCCATGGCCGGCGACGACGTCGCCCAGGCGGTCGGCCGGGTCGCGGTGGGAACGCCGCTGAACGGCAGGACCGAGGTCGGCGGACCCGAGCGGTTCCGGATGGATGACTTCTTCAGGAAGGCCCTGGCCGCATGGGGCGACCCGCGTGAGGTGGTCGCCGACCCGCAGGCGCACTACTTCGGCAGCGTGCCGGGCGAGCGCACGCTGGTCCCCGGTGAGGGCGCCACCCTCGGCCAGATCCGGTACCGCGACTGGCTCGACCGGGCCGCCACCGGCAAGTAG
- a CDS encoding UBP-type zinc finger domain-containing protein translates to MNVELPGSCTHVHGTRPPVPAGYADGCEECLQTGGQWVELRECLACGYVGCCDTSPGRHAAAHWAATAHPATASLEPGDRWGWCYADRHYLRSVRRDRASWRSRVRGRAG, encoded by the coding sequence ATGAACGTTGAACTCCCGGGTTCGTGCACCCATGTGCATGGGACACGTCCACCCGTTCCGGCCGGTTACGCCGACGGCTGCGAGGAGTGCCTGCAGACGGGTGGCCAATGGGTGGAACTGCGTGAATGCCTGGCCTGCGGCTATGTCGGCTGTTGCGACACCTCCCCCGGCCGGCACGCCGCCGCGCACTGGGCGGCCACCGCCCATCCGGCGACCGCCTCCTTGGAGCCCGGCGACCGGTGGGGGTGGTGCTATGCCGACCGGCACTATCTCAGGTCCGTCCGGCGGGACCGCGCATCGTGGCGGAGTCGTGTTCGAGGACGAGCCGGGTGA